The proteins below come from a single Candidatus Polarisedimenticolia bacterium genomic window:
- a CDS encoding YciI family protein has translation MRFMILVKANEQSEAGVLPDEKILTEMGKFNEQLVKAGVMLAAEG, from the coding sequence ATGCGATTCATGATCCTGGTGAAAGCCAACGAACAGTCCGAGGCGGGCGTGCTCCCGGACGAGAAGATCCTCACCGAGATGGGGAAGTTCAACGAGCAGCTGGTGAAGGCCGGCGTGATGCTCGCGGCCGAGGG